The Quercus lobata isolate SW786 chromosome 9, ValleyOak3.0 Primary Assembly, whole genome shotgun sequence region AAAAATTAGGCATCATGCCTTCAAGCTCATCACATAGTCTCTTTGGTAATAGGAAACAACCCATGGTGTAAGTGAGGACGGCTTTCTATGGGAGGTAAAGAAGTTCTCATTGAAGCCGTTCCTACACTATTTTGACAGTAAGGGATGCAAGGCATTTATAGCCTATCACCTAGGGAACAAAATAAAGCTATGCTAAAAGTTGCAATTGTTGAAttcaaaggaagaagaagactcAACAAAAGCAACTCTTATTCCTTTGGCATTCCATCTCCACGTAATTATATTATACTACTATTCTTCACATTTTCTTCACACCTCGCCTGTAGTCgtacatataaaatgattaaagaAATTATCACCTGCCTAATGCTAGAGCCGGTGATGACTCTTACagtattttcatcatttttgattttcttgatttttattttaagaatcaaaGTATTGAGTATTGACTATATATGTGAAGCCCTATTGAGGGGGGTAAAACATCTTCAATTGAGTAACAATTTGAAGGTTGCATTTTACTACGTGAGATTTAAAGTATATTTGTTTTACAACGAATCAATATATATTCAGATTCTAACAAATTATGGAAgcctcaaaaaaaaagattctaacaaattattattttgttatgtgtttacttttcatggaatttGTTAGTTTGATATAAAATCTCACTTCAAGGTTATGTCTTGCCCTTGCCTTGAAAAGGTCTTGAAGGTGCCATCTGACTCTGTGCTTAAGGAATATGGATTATGGATTCTATAGTAATGAATTAACAAAGAGAACTTTCGTCAAGGTGCAATAAGTAACATACCGTTAGCTGGTTCAGGGATCATGACAAAGTAAGAAATGTGAAATAAAGATATTCAGGCTAAGTTATTCTAACTGTGTTACTTATGTGCAGAATATCAAGTAAGGATATTTGAGATTAAAATATTCAGTCTACTCTACTTTGAGGCAAATGACAAACGAGAAGGAAATAAATTCAATGCTACCATAGTCTAATTGCACAAAAAATATGGATTATACTAACAGATGCCTTTAAAGTAAtggttaacaatttattttaagaaagttttgatattacttttatgagaaaaaaaaaaaaaactgttaaaatattgattattttttttcttttttccataaaaattttatttaaatggatttttttttctcaataaaatatttttgtacgATATTCAACTgatttttatattaaagaaatcaaacttaaagtgaataaaatacaattattttaCATCACACATGCTTTCACAACTTTTTAAGTAGTGCAAATCGATAAATGGAATTCAATTCAAATGACACCCATTGGCAAATCAGCAAATGAATCTTCCTAGGGGCAACAATCCAATACTTTGAGATCACTCAAAGGATTGTTTCTGATATGGTGTATGGAATGGGGAGATTGTACAGTACACGTTGGGAGAATCTGAATTATAATGGTACTTAAAAACAAACACCGACATGTTGGAAATCAAAGGTGAAGCCTAAATTATCCCAATTAGATTTTATCACACTTCCATTCTTTGACCACACGAGAAAGTGATTCCTTAGATGATCCACCAAAGTTCAAACCTTTAACTGCACTGTGTTTTAGCTCTCTGGCTTTACACCTCATTGCCTTCCCTTCCTCACCCTCCATGATCATCCTCACCACTCTCTCTATTTCCACCCTTTCGACCACATCTTTTACCTTTCCCACCATTGGCTTAACAGCAACACCAACTTCTTCCATGAGCATTGTTGCATTCATTCTCTGCTCTGCATAAAGTGGCCAAGCTATCATCGGCACACCATGTGTGATGCTCTCTAGTGTAGAGTTCCACCCACAGTGAGACAAAAATGCACCGGTTGATTGGTGGCGGAGAACCGCCACTTGTGGTGCCCAAGACTGAACCACCAGCCCCACCCCTTTGGTTCTCTCTAAAAACCCTTCAGGCAAATATGCCTTTGGATCATTAACATCACCACCCACGTTGAAAAATGTACCTGAGGTATTCCCATCGGTTGGCTTACGTGCCACTAAGATAAATCGTTGTTGACTGAGTTCCAAACCCCATGCCAACTCTGTAAGCTGCGCAGTTGTTAAAGTCCCTCCACTACCAAGTGTAACGAAAAGAACCGAATCCATTGGTTGTTTATCTAGCCATGCCACACACTCTGCACCCGACTCAGTCAATGGCTCGTCCTCTTTGATAAGCGGCCCAACTGGGTGAACCGGTGGTGTGTTTATTTGCTTATAGAGAGGGTGCTCTCTTATTGCTCTAAGCGAAGCTGGTTCAAAATCCTCCCACGAATTCAAGAAAATCCCTGTCACCATTGTCAAACGGCTGAAATGGTACAGGACCCAGTTGTACTCATCAATCTTCCTATTCCGGACCTGGTCTAGCAAGTCCTCGGTTCGTATCGGAGTGCAACCCGGGATCTGAACCGGTTCAGGAAGGTCAACGAACTCGCACTCCACTTCACAGTCCAGTGTAGGAAGATACAAAGAGAAAGCAAGGAAAGCAGTTGAGGCAGTGAAGAAAGTGTAGGTAGGAATAGAAAGCTCATTGCAGATGTCAAAAGCTTGGGTACTGAACAAATCAACGATAAGAGCTTGTGGCTTGCCGAGATCTATGAGGATTGACTTTAAGGGCTTGAGGCTCTCTTGTACATTGATACAAAGTCTAGCAACGACCAGAGTGTCCTCAGTGACTAGAGCTGAAATATCAGCAAGTGGGAGGTCAATAACTTTGAGGTTTGGAGGGAGAGTTGGTGAGTGGAGTAGTTGGTTTTGTGCTGCAGAAGCTTCGGTGGTGATGTTGAGGAAGCTTACATGGATACCATGGTGGACGACAAGGCGTTTAGCTAGCTCGAATAGCGGTATAATGTGGCCCATGCCTGGACTTGCGAGAACTGCAACGTGGGACTGGGATTTCATGGTTTCAGATTCAGCTATCACCATGGTACTTAGAATTTGTGAATTGTGAGATGTGGTTGGctatatgtataatattgtaGTAGCTAAGTGAGAGTTGGGTCAGGGTCAGGGTCAGGGTCAGGGTCAGTGACGCGATTTACGACGACATGTTTAGGGTGTCTCTATGTATGCACAATATGGATTTGTCGTGTTATACAATATCTCTACATTTATGGAGCAAAATAATGTCCTTtcattcagaaaaaaaaaaaaaaaatgtcctttCTTTCATAGGGTTATCGATATAAGAATAGAGTGCTTAGTGAGCAACGCGGATCCCCGTTCACGTCTtcagcttctctctctctttctttttttttttgttttttagcatGTAAACAGTAAAATCACATGTATTTATTGTGTAGGAGACAAAATatactgtttatgtactgtttATATATTGTTCATATACTGTTTATGGGTTCCAtaattcacatatttaaaaattattttgttacagtagttttaattttaacaaaaataaattatattcaaacGTACTATTAGTATTGTCCCACTACCATTAGtagttgtaaattttgttttgttttgttttttgtttttccatctCGCAATCTTGCTTTGCCTCGTGCAAAGATTCGTTAATAAAACTATCCACCACATGGACCGCGAGCTGTATTGTTATCTATTAATATGATATTGATTTGACTTTAGGCGGCAGAAAGAGTTCTTgtacaatctttttttttttttttttttggtgataaaacagaggattttatttattatcgAAGGGGCATTGACATTGTTATAAGTATTGTCTATTGGCCACTTGTAAGAAGTGTCTAGTTGCAAAATATCTACACATATtttacacaaataaaaaatttggacaTTTAATATATTCTTTGAATTTGTATTGGTGCTCCATCCTCtctttactagttttttttttttgataagtaaacaTCCACAGTTAAGATTTGTGCACTGAGTTCGCCATAGTGAAGAGAGAGTATCTTCTTGTTGATTGCCTGATCAATGAAAATCAATCTAAATATATAGAGAGATCAATGAAAATCAATCTCTTTACTAGTTAATTTGCTATGCTATTTACTTCACAAAAGACGTGACATTGAAGGACACATTCCTGGCCAAAAAGATGGCTTTGAAGTGACATTCTATTTTAGAAACCCATTTTTCATCCACTGTGTTCCGATCTGTCTTTATACTAAAATTTGTTTGTGTCGTTCCTTacacttatatataaatatttaagtgtaattttatacaaatatttgtttataaaagttacttacatacatacatatatacatatatacagtAGCGACGCCACGTTAGAGTCAAGGTATTCCCAGGAACACtttgactagaaaaaaaaaaatttatatataataattaaaaaaattttatttgtttatccttaaaaaaaatgaggaacaCGCTTAAGAAAATGAGGAACactctcaaattaaaaaaataaaataaaattatttgttctactttcaagaaaaaaaaaaaaaaaaacccaaaaaattttgaattaaaatctgaaaaaaaaaaattgtaacagagcaagcccacaaaaaaacccaacatcaatcctaaacataaagcaaacccaatctaaacaaaaaaacagcCCAACAgatggaaaacaaaaaagcaaacccacagattctcaaaaaaaaaaaaaaaaaaccaaaatccaaTATACACTGCAAATCGCTAAATTAGAAACCTCAAATCACTAATCAGATATCACTAAAGCAAACCTAGAGACAAAAACGTCAATAGAGCAACGTAGCCAACACTGCAACACAAGCCAACAGACGGATCGGGCATCACCGCATCAGAGATCGGTCAGCCAACACAACTCGAGCTCTAGTCCAGAGCACATCGCATCGGGATTCAGGCATCGGAGATTGCTCACTAGATCGGATCGGAGATCGCCGATCGGTCACGTCGCTCGTCACTCGGCTCGATCACGTCGCTTGCTCCGTCGCTTTTCGCTCATCGCTCGGCTTGCTTCGTCGCCCTTCGCTCGTCGCTCGGCTTGCTTCGTCACCTGTTGCTTGACTTGCTCTAGtgctccctcaaggtatttcataatttctctctctttttttttttttttcctctctgactctctcagtctctctctctctctttatttgaaaaattaaaatgaagtgAAATCTGAAATggctctctctttattcttttaagaCTTTAACAGTtaactttaataatttatttgattctTTTGAATAAGTGTGATTGGCTTAGCTTAGCtttaactttattaatattttggcCCTGTtcttgactttttctttttggctttatcCGTTGGTGTTAgtgtgtgttggtgttggtgagacttggtgagatacaattaattgttttattgtgatttgtgattgtgaaattttctgattgacAGTTGGCTCTTGTGATGGGGTTTGTCTCATTGTCTGTTGAGTGAGGTGGGGGTGGATGGGCATATCACATGGGGTCGGGTGAGGaatttgaattgggggaagTAAATGCACATggtgcaactaataaacaataatttaattaatcaataattaattaagggaagcaactaataaacaataattaataatttaattaatcaatatattataaaagataaacaaattaaattatgttaggctaaataataattaataattttataattaatgaaacaataatataacaaattatagtttataaaagacaaacaaattaatgaaacaactaaacaataataattaataattttattaatatttcaaattaacttatagtttattgtttattcttttactagaattatggacaaatatttgataaaaaaaccaCGTACCCAAGATTCATCTACTTGATGATGGCTTTGGCCTTTGGAtctttcaactaaaaaaaaaaaatttaggaatacCTTGGgaaaaattcctggagtcgccaatgcatatatatatatatatataatttaaaataataatatttataatcctATATAATCTcataaattttcacaatttcatACTTTTTGGGTGCATCAATATAAGACCTCCTTAGAACATTCACATTAGTGGAGctataattttagctatttggctccaccaaaaacaactttatttatttttacattccCACTTTACAAAATACCCAACatcagtggttttattttaactttcaatgcaataaaataacataaatatcacaataaaatattatatttactataataaaaattcatatatttattatttttttctctattcttcacTGTCTTCAAGCACTCACagcaacaccaccaccaccatcaccaacacaaacacaaacacaaacccagcaacacCAAACCTAGCAACCCCAAATCAGCCAAAAACCACAAACCGCAAGGCATGACCCACCCACCACACCCACGAACTCGATCACCCACCCCCATGGCATAACCCATAAAGTTGATGACccaccacacccacacccacacccataCCCACATTGCAAAAGAAGAGACCCTCACACagtagagaaaattttgagaagaaagagagaaaaaaattgagaagaaaaaaaaaaattgagaagaagagagaagaggaaaACTGAGACAATATAGGAAGATTGAGAGACAAAGAGGGGcatagaatgaagaaaaaagaaaagaaaagaaaatattaaagtaTTTTGACTAGTGTGAACGCAACatgagataatatatatatatatatatatattttttttttttacctttaagcTATAGTGCACAACCATCTTTGGCTGTGCATTGTAGCTGAGAAGCCAAATTTTTTGACTTTGACTTTACCAATGCAACCTTAATTTTGTAGTTGGTGGTTATAAAAATTGCAATATGGTTTTTTAGAACTACCAATAAGAGCATCAGCATCAAAGAATTCTAtcatattctattttaccatctcaaaaagccactttgttacttataccataccattttacaaatCCTTCAGCAtcctaaaattctattttaccatactacacattaaaataatataaagtaaaataaaaacaatataaaaatattctcactACAACCACAACTCAGCAAGCCCAAATATCTACCGGCGATTCGTACTCATTGTGATTAACT contains the following coding sequences:
- the LOC115958861 gene encoding anthocyanidin 3-O-glucosyltransferase 5-like, with the protein product MVIAESETMKSQSHVAVLASPGMGHIIPLFELAKRLVVHHGIHVSFLNITTEASAAQNQLLHSPTLPPNLKVIDLPLADISALVTEDTLVVARLCINVQESLKPLKSILIDLGKPQALIVDLFSTQAFDICNELSIPTYTFFTASTAFLAFSLYLPTLDCEVECEFVDLPEPVQIPGCTPIRTEDLLDQVRNRKIDEYNWVLYHFSRLTMVTGIFLNSWEDFEPASLRAIREHPLYKQINTPPVHPVGPLIKEDEPLTESGAECVAWLDKQPMDSVLFVTLGSGGTLTTAQLTELAWGLELSQQRFILVARKPTDGNTSGTFFNVGGDVNDPKAYLPEGFLERTKGVGLVVQSWAPQVAVLRHQSTGAFLSHCGWNSTLESITHGVPMIAWPLYAEQRMNATMLMEEVGVAVKPMVGKVKDVVERVEIERVVRMIMEGEEGKAMRCKARELKHSAVKGLNFGGSSKESLSRVVKEWKCDKI